One segment of Desmodus rotundus isolate HL8 chromosome 6, HLdesRot8A.1, whole genome shotgun sequence DNA contains the following:
- the FKBP1A gene encoding peptidyl-prolyl cis-trans isomerase FKBP1A: MGVQVETISPGDGRTFPKRGQTCVVHYTGMLEDGKKFDSSRDRNKPFKFVLGKQEVIRGWEEGVAQMSVGQRAKLTISPDYAYGATGHPGIIPPNATLVFDVELLKLE; this comes from the exons ATGGGAGTGCAGGTGGAGACCATCTCCCCGGGAGACG GGCGCACCTTCCCGAAGCGCGGCCAGACCTGCGTGGTGCACTACACTG GGATGCTTGAAGATGGAAAGAAATTTGATTCCTCCCGGGACAGAAACAAGCCCTTTAAGTTTGTGCTAGGCAAGCAGGAGGTGATCCGAGGCTGGGAAGAAGGGGTTGCGCAG ATGAGTGTGGGCCAGAGAGCCAAACTGACTATCTCCCCAGACTATGCCTACGGTGCCACTGGGCACCCGGGCATCATCCCACCGAATGCCACTCTGGTCTTTGACGTGGAGCTTCTAAAACTGGAATGA